CGCACGGCTCTCGACCGTGGCACCGACGTCTACCTCTACCTGATCGACGACGGCGTCGCCGCCAAGGACCGACCGGAGATCCGCGAGCTGGCGCGTCGGGGCGCCAAGCTCTTCGTCTGCGCCTACGGCTGCCAGAAGCGCGGGATCGCGCTCTCCGATCCCGACACCTTCACCTACTCCGGCCTGGTGGTCCTGACCGACCTGATCAACGGCTGCGAGCGCTTCGTCGCGCTCAACTGACGCCGTGGCCGGATCCCGAGCCGTCCTGGTCCTCATCTCGGAGGACCCGCGCACCTCGGGCCGCGCGTTCGAGGCGATGCGGATCGCGCTCGGCGTCGCCGCCGGGGAGAACGACGTAACCATCGTGCTCACGGGTCCCGCCGTGCACCTCCTGGACGCGGACACGGACGAGCTCGTGGACGGCGACGACATCGCCAAGTTCCGCGAGAGCCTGAGGAAGCTCGGCATCCCGTTCCACGTCGAGGGCTCGGCCCTCCCGGCGGATGCCGCGGACTGGAACGTGGAGGGACATGCGGTCGTCCCTGTCTCCGCGGACGCGCTCGCAGGGCTGCTGGCGAAAGCCGAACGCTTCATCGTCTTCTGATGCCCCGCGTGCTCCACCTGCTCAAGTCCCCGCCCTCCCCGACCGCGCTCTCCGCGATCGAGACGCAGTCCCGCGCGCCCGAGACCGCTGTCACCGTGGTCCTCCTCCATGGCGTGCCGGCTCCGCGTCTTCCCAACGGGGTCACGGTCCGCCGGCTCGCCGACGCGGGGGCCGACGGCGATCTCACCTACTCCGACCTCCTCGACCTCATCTTCACCGCCGATTCTGTCATTTCCTGGTAGCCATACCGGAGGGGGTCCCCACCCCCTCCGGGCCCTCCCCCGGCGGAGCAAAAACAAAAACTATCGGTTTTTGTATTCGTCATACCAGGCCATCTGGATCGCCTCCAGGATGCTCTCGTTGGAGCCCTTCGGGTCCTCGGCGAAGTCCGGCAGCTCCGTCACCCAGCGCTGAAGGTCGGTGAAGCGCACCGTGAGCGGGTCCGTGTCCGGAAACTTGTCCGCCAGCGCGATCGCGATGTCCTCGGCATCCTTCCACGTCAGCCCCATGGGTCCCTCTTTACTCGGGCCTCGCCTCGTGCCGGGCCTGCCTGCGGCATGGCCGACGGCCCTCGGCTCGAACATCTACTCGGGCCTCGCCTCGTGCCGGGCCTGCCTGCGGCATGGCCGACATCGCTCGGCTCGAACTGCCCCTCTCAGGGTATCTCGACCACCACGTCGCCCTTGACCACCGCCTGGCAGC
This window of the Candidatus Rokuibacteriota bacterium genome carries:
- the iscX gene encoding Fe-S cluster assembly protein IscX encodes the protein MGLTWKDAEDIAIALADKFPDTDPLTVRFTDLQRWVTELPDFAEDPKGSNESILEAIQMAWYDEYKNR
- a CDS encoding DsrE family protein, with product MAGSRAVLVLISEDPRTSGRAFEAMRIALGVAAGENDVTIVLTGPAVHLLDADTDELVDGDDIAKFRESLRKLGIPFHVEGSALPADAADWNVEGHAVVPVSADALAGLLAKAERFIVF
- a CDS encoding DsrE family protein, whose translation is MDLRRRKLGLMLSTKPDHPNLRTLATLSRTALDRGTDVYLYLIDDGVAAKDRPEIRELARRGAKLFVCAYGCQKRGIALSDPDTFTYSGLVVLTDLINGCERFVALN